A part of Euryarchaeota archaeon genomic DNA contains:
- a CDS encoding transcriptional regulator, with protein MSSGDTMPTRKLTLGPRELKLLFTLEKEGIENFRFADARRILGSTNDSIKSVLKRLKKKGRIEELEKGKYVLIPARAGVEGSWSEVPYLLVPTLVDAYYVGFWTALNYWGLTEQVPRTIFVATTKRKTEVTYGATTFKFVTLSKKKFFGWTETQMAGGSFKVSDREKTIIDCLDLPDYAGGMSETIKALWEGRDELDFAKLLNYAKRNGVSALIRRLGYILEVLDLAKTVRKKIASTKFNDYMWLDPKGPTKRLAYSKKYGLILNRTRTELLSWRGT; from the coding sequence GTGTCGTCAGGCGACACTATGCCTACACGAAAATTAACACTTGGCCCACGGGAGCTCAAGCTCCTCTTCACACTCGAAAAGGAGGGCATTGAGAATTTCCGGTTCGCGGACGCACGCAGGATCCTCGGCTCAACCAACGACTCGATCAAGAGCGTCCTGAAGCGTCTCAAGAAGAAGGGCCGAATCGAAGAACTCGAGAAGGGCAAGTACGTCCTCATTCCTGCTCGGGCCGGCGTGGAAGGATCCTGGTCAGAGGTGCCCTACCTGCTAGTACCCACGCTCGTCGATGCCTACTACGTGGGGTTCTGGACGGCTCTCAACTATTGGGGCCTGACAGAACAGGTTCCCCGCACCATCTTCGTGGCCACGACAAAGCGCAAGACAGAGGTAACTTACGGCGCGACCACATTCAAGTTCGTCACGCTCTCCAAGAAGAAGTTCTTCGGATGGACCGAGACGCAGATGGCAGGCGGATCATTCAAGGTCTCCGACCGCGAGAAGACGATCATCGACTGCCTCGACCTCCCCGACTACGCCGGCGGCATGAGCGAAACAATCAAGGCGCTCTGGGAAGGACGCGACGAGCTGGACTTCGCCAAACTCCTGAACTACGCCAAGCGCAACGGCGTAAGCGCACTGATACGTCGGCTCGGCTACATTCTCGAAGTCCTCGATCTCGCAAAGACCGTCCGCAAGAAAATCGCGAGCACGAAGTTCAACGACTACATGTGGCTCGACCCCAAGGGTCCGACCAAGCGACTGGCCTACTCGAAAAAGTACGGACTCATACTGAACCGCACCCGAACCGAACTGCTCTCTTGGAG